ttttggggggcggggcaattcgagaatgaatttttaacagttaatggccttttaggcttcctccactttttgaataataagaattatatggcACGCGCGGGGGGACAATCAGGATTTGAGAGAtgtttaggtggggcatggccccaaaaagtttgggaaccactggattagAGTTAAGATAATTTTTGTTCTCCCACAAGGTTCAACAGACAGACCCGTTTCTTCTTGAGCCGCATGAAGAATTGACCATTTGTAAATACTACGAAAAAAGGTTATTGGATTTCTGCACTGTTTTCAAGCCGGCGATGCCTAGATCTGTGGTGGTGAGTTTCCAACATTCTCTTGGAGAAAGCAGTATTTGTTCTGACTTTTAAGccctctttttttgtaaaaatatttatgcTTAATGAcactttttaaccaggcctttggttgattcgattgacatcctatgcccttttaaaatgtaggggttttttgggggggtgttattggtgtgtgtgtgtgtgtgtgtgtgtgtgtgtgtatgtatgtacagtcgtacctcgggttacgaacaacccgggttacgaacttcgcaaacccggaagtagttttgccgcgtgcgcagaagcgccgctcgcctttgcgcatgcgcaaagcgcgaaaatagcaaaaatagcgctttgcgcatgcgcaaaacggcggttcgggcccttttcgggttacaaactgcgacccggaacggatcgcgttcgtaacccgaggtaccatatATATAACATTTCATTCTTTTCCACCCACTCCCCATTTTCCCCCTAAACTTTATCCACCTACTGTGGGGCCATTCCTCCTGCATCTAAAGTCCCTGAACTGTTATTTGTCACCAAGTAATGTTTAACAGTATCTATTTACACTAGACACAGGGAAACActtcctccagatattgttgtacTGTAttgtaattcccatcagccccaatcagcattGTCACTCGTCAGgtatgattggagttgtagtacagtaacatctggaggactgcataTTTCCCACCCGCCATTTATAATGCCCACGATGCCCATGCCATCATAACTGAGCAATGCCTGTCTGCCTCTAGACACACATATTAAGGGGCAAATACGAGcattgtaagggacccaggtggcgctgtggttaaaccactgagcctagggcttgctgatcagaaggtcggcagttcgaatccctgtgacggggtgagctcccgttgcttggtcccagctcctgccaacctagcagttcgaaagcacatcaaaatgcaagtagataaataggaaccgctacagcgggaaggtaaacggcatttccgtgtgctgctctggtttgccagaagcggcttagtcatgctggccacatgacctggaagctatacgccggctccctcggccaataatgcgagatgagcgcacaaccccagagtcggtcacgactggacctaatggtcaggggtccctttaccttttccttactCTCGATGCAAGGCAGCAGATGTTTAGGATCAGTCTTGTCATCCGCTCGATCTCCACCGAAGAAGGCCATGTTTCATTGCTGCCAGGATCCAGTGGTGTGCACAAGCAAACAAAGTACCAACCCTGAATATTTGAAGAATGTAGCACATCTGAGGGCACTATAAAAGATGTGGGTGTTATGGTGCTTGTGGAGACTGTCTCAGGAATACTCTTCTTTTGAGTCAAAGAGGGGCAGGAACACTAATGCAAATGAGCTTTTTAGAAGGGAAATTCGAGTGACTTTGTTCAAACTGCTCCTTTAACATCTTGAGTTTTTATAGACATCAAGTAGATTAGCCAGCACACCAGTTGGAACTGGCAGTGGCCTTTGTGTTATCCCCTTGTGCTTATCCCCTGTTTCTGGCTCTTCTGAACTTGAACTTTCTGCTACATTGTATTGTAATTCCCACATTGGGTCAACCTGTGCATTACTTTGTTTTTCAGTTGACTTGCCCAGcatatcttttatttatttacaggtaggtagccgtgttggtctgagtcgaagcaaaataaaaaaattctttcagtagcaccttaaagaccaactaagtttttattttggtatgagctttcgtgtgcatgcacacttcttcagatacacttgaaacagaagtcagtcccttatatatatacagagggtggtgtatatataagggactgacttctgtttcaagtgtatctgaagaagtgtgcatgcacacgaaagctcataccaaaataaaaacttagttggtcttttttattttgtatttatttgatCATGATGTGTTCTATGTGGCAGCACAGAACAACAGCCATGCTATTGCGTGAATGAACTTTCTGATTATAGTTTCCTTTTAGGGATCAGCTTGCATGTACTTCAAGCGTTTTTACCTCAATAACTCAGTGATGGAGTATCATCCTCGGGTTATTATGTAAGTAATGGATACCCTTGTGATTTAGtttaattattttccccaaacaGGAATTCTCTTATGTTCTCTAAGGATATTGTTGCCAGCACCATTGTAAACATTTCAACCACTTAACATTTACAGTTGTCATGGGCAGAAAATGTCATGGACAGAAAAAGTCCCAGGAAAACAAGCTGAATCCTACAAATGGAATATTTTTTAATCCCAAAAATTTAGTTACAGCATCACATGAAAAAGCAGGGCCAAAATCCACTCTGAGATGCACTTGCAGAATTTACACAGAAGTAGAGCAGCAATGTTGTTCTCCAAGTTTATTATCATCTAAATGGTAGTAAACAATGTCCCCAAACTGAATTTTTCAAATGGggtggattttgtttttgtttttagtttagaTAAATGTATCAGGGCAAAACAGTCTCACGTGTTTTTTTCATGCTAAAACATGCTAATAGCTTTATTTTGGTACATTTGaccacacattttccccaaagctTTCTAtaccagattatttttttaaaaaaagaattaatgtATTGGGTTGGGATAAAAACCACAGGCATTTCCAGGAATAAGTAATACGGGGAAGCAGACTAAAGCCACATGGTTTTGTTTGAGACATTCTATTACCCCAGTATACAATGCAGGTCAGCTCGAGGTAAACAACTGCCCCGTAAAActgtctctgtccactttcttccTTTGGATATTTGCTGATAGTTTGCAAGTTCTAAAAGTTTTCTACGGATTTGGGGCTGGATTTTATATTAGAGGGAGCTTTCTCTTGTTTCCTAGTATTTAGGCTACTTACTATCTTGATATATAATGGCCTTCCTTAGAACCAAATgtgtttgctgtttgtttttaaggttAACATGTGCATTCTTGGCATGTAAAGTAGACGAATTTAATGTGTCCAGTACACAGTTCGTGGGCAACCTTCGTGAAAGTGCAGTAGGACAGGAAAAGGCCCTGGAACAGATCTTGGAATATGAGCTGCTACTTATACAGCAACTGAACTTCCACCTCATAGTGCACAACCCTTACAGACCATTTGAAGGCTTCTTGATTGATCTAAAGGTAATCATTTTTGTTGCTTAACAAATCTACCTTAGATGGCAGTAACTATTGTAAAATGTTGAAACGTTAATAGTACTGAGCACCATGCTAGAGCTGATTAGTTCTTAAATATCACAGCATGTCTGTTTGATCCTAAAATACTTTAGCTCATAAGAATGAACTCAGGAATTCTGCATATTTTCTAGACTCGTTACCCATTGCTTGAGAATCCTGAGACACTGAGGAAGACTGCTGATGACTTTCTCAATCGGGTTGCTTTAACAGATGCCTGCCTTCTTTATACACCGTCTCAGATTGCTCTCACTGCCATCTTGTCCAGCGCATCGAGGGCAGGAATTAATATGGAAAGGTAGATAATATTCCAAAAATTGGACATACAAATTAAGTTAGTAGGTTTTTGTGCTAACGTTGTACATCCTTCCAAAGCTGTATCTGTGGTGGTGTTTAAGACTTTGCGTCAACATGGGTTAAGAGTTTAGTGTTCAAGAATCATCCACACAGATTCAAACACTGGTGGCCAACCTGATCAGCTGCTTGACCTGTAAATGTGTGGCGGGGGGAAGAAAAATTGCATATTGAATCCTACCATTTCACTATTTAAATTACTAtgatgggttcccccccccagcaataaaGGTTGTATCAACTAAATCACTGTGTAGAAtgatgcattgcaaggggttggactagatcaggcatccccaaacttcggccctctagatgttttggactacaattcccataatccccgaccactggccctcttagctagggatcatgggagttgtaggccaaaacatctggagggccgcagtttggggatgcctggactagatggtccttgggatcccttccaactttgtatGTGAGTATAAGGTTGTATCAACTAAATCACTGTGCAGAatgatgcattgcagggggttggactagatggtccttggggtcccttccaactctgtatgTGAGTATAAGTGAAACTTTTATGTCTCCCCCCACAAACCTGCACTGGGGTTTCCCCCAACTCTCTCGCACAGAGAGGGAGGTGCAGGGTGGGGGTAGAGGGGAACCTTCCCTGTCAATTGTGGAAGTCATTATCTGTGCACAATGATTTAGTTGCATACAACCCTAAATCTTTTGTTCCTTCAACTTGTCATATGTCAGCTGCCTATAAAATGATTACTtttacagcttttaaaaacatcTATCTTACACTATCAAAAGAAGCTCATGTTTCCAGACTACTACTTCATGTTAGAATACCATTGTTTTGCTTTCAGAAGATTATATTTGATttctggaggggggtggggttttttgagaATGAAAGAAATTGCTGTAGAGAATTCTAATCATCA
This region of Zootoca vivipara chromosome 11, rZooViv1.1, whole genome shotgun sequence genomic DNA includes:
- the CCNH gene encoding cyclin-H, which codes for MYHSSTQRRRWTFGSEEELVRRRADANRKFRCKAVANRKVQQTDPFLLEPHEELTICKYYEKRLLDFCTVFKPAMPRSVVGSACMYFKRFYLNNSVMEYHPRVIMLTCAFLACKVDEFNVSSTQFVGNLRESAVGQEKALEQILEYELLLIQQLNFHLIVHNPYRPFEGFLIDLKTRYPLLENPETLRKTADDFLNRVALTDACLLYTPSQIALTAILSSASRAGINMESYLSECLMLKENKASLSQLLDGMKCMKNLVKKYELPHPEGVALLKQKLEKCHSPELALNTNVKKRKGYEDEDYVTKKPKMEEDEWTDDDFID